Proteins from a genomic interval of Medicago truncatula cultivar Jemalong A17 chromosome 3, MtrunA17r5.0-ANR, whole genome shotgun sequence:
- the LOC11405735 gene encoding serine carboxypeptidase-like 40, with product MSKPSSSLVHLSILIVTLFVAEIHGSKQIKALNKLQKSKYSTNSQIDTSHFKIHENIALDPMVHSQDGMKEKDKIEKLPGQPNVKFSQYGGYVTIDKIAGSAFYYYFVEAHHSKETLPLLLWLNGGPGCSSLAYGAMQEVGPFRVNSDGKTLYKNNYSWNYAANVLFLESPAGVGFSYSNKSSDYDTSGDRRTAADNYIFLMNWLERFPEYKNRDFYIAGESYAGHYVPQLAHNILHHNKKANRTIINLKGIMIGNAVINDDTDEQGMYDFLATHAIISDQTAYNIKKFCNFSSTSNQTTECSDAASEVDKNTLFLDIYNIYAPVCTNHSLTNRPKKVSDVLDPCSDDYIQAYFNRGDVQEALHANVTKLEHDWEACSTIISNWGDSPTTIIPLLHELLNNGLRVWIFSGDIDGRVPVTGTKYSLKKMKLPIETTWYPWFIKGEIGGYAEVYKGGLTFATVREAGHQVPSYQPARALSLIMHFLNGTPLPITQRLYN from the exons ATGAGCAAACCAAGTTCTTCATTGGTTCATCTATCCATTCTCATTGTCACTCTCTTTGTGGCTGAAATCCATGGAAGCAAACAAATTAAAGCTCTTAACAAATTACAAAAGTCCAAATACAGTACAAACTCACAAATTGATACAAGTCACTTTAAGATACATGAGAATATTGCCCTTGATCCAATGGTTCATTCTCAAGAtggtatgaaagagaaagacaAAATTGAGAAGCTACCAGGTCAACCAAATGTGAAATTCTCTCAATATGGAGGGTATGTTACAATTGACAAAATAGCAGGAAGTGCTTTTTACTATTACTTTGTGGAAGCTCATCATTCTAAAGAAACATTGCCTCTTCTTCTTTGGCTCAATGGAG GTCCTGGATGCTCATCTCTTGCCTATGGAGCAATGCAAGAAGTTGGACCCTTCCGTGTGAACAGTGATGGGAAAACcctttacaaaaataattattcatgGAACTATG CTGCAAATGTATTGTTCCTTGAGTCACCAGCTGGGGTAGGGTTTTCATACTCAAATAAATCATCTGATTATGATACCAGTGGAGATAGAAGAACTGCTGCAgataactatatttttttgatgaattggttagagagATTTCCTGAATATAAGAATAGAGATTTCTACATTGCTGGAGAAAGTTATGCTGGTCATTATGTTCCTCAACTTGCACACAATATTCTCCACCATAATAAAAAGGCTAATAGGACAATTATCAACCTCAAAGGAATTATG ATTGGGAATGCAGTGATCAATGATGACACAGATGAGCAAGGAATGTATGATTTTCTTGCTACTCATGCAATCATATCAGACCAAACAGCATATAATATCAAGAAATTTTGTAATTTCTCATCAACTTCCAATCAAACTACTGAGTGCAGTGATGCAGCAAGTGAAGTTGATAAGAACACATTGTTTCTTGATATATACAACATCTATGCTCCAGTCTGCACTAATCACAGCCTCACTAACCGTCCCAAGAAGGTCTCG GATGTTCTTGATCCATGCAGTGACGATTATATACAAGCATATTTCAACCGGGGTGATGTTCAGGAGGCCCTCCATGCCAATGTCACGAAGCTCGAGCATGACTGGGAAGCCTGCAGTACTATCATTTCAAACTGGGGGGATAGTCCTACAACAATCATTCCCCTTTTACATGAGCTCCTAAATAATGGATTAAGGGTTTGGATTTTTAG TGGTGATATAGATGGAAGGGTGCCTGTTACTGGAACAAAATATTCCCTTAAAAAGATGAAGCTTCCCATTGAGACAACTTGGTATCCTTGGTTCATAAAGGGAGAG ATTGGTGGCTATGCTGAAGTATACAAGGGAGGTCTAACTTTTGCCACAGTGAGAGAAGCAGGACATCAAGTGCCAAGTTATCAACCAGCAAGAGCCCTCTCTCTAATTATGCATTTCTTAAATGGCACTCCTCTTCCTATTACTCAAAGATTATATAACTAA
- the LOC11407266 gene encoding LOW QUALITY PROTEIN: biogenesis of lysosome-related organelles complex 1 subunit 2 (The sequence of the model RefSeq protein was modified relative to this genomic sequence to represent the inferred CDS: deleted 1 base in 1 codon), giving the protein MDNIKKDEAQDQKRDELAESLNDLFSSVATMIKSELQGTNNHLELLEKMNLRVAEEYNGFGDLASGLRVFVEQLKCKSGSFNEYVEQIDAIEKQVTEFEAVVSMLDKYVTLLESRVQSQYQTKIHLPD; this is encoded by the exons ATGGATAATATAAAGAAAGATGAAGCCCAAGATCAGAAGCGTGATGAACTTGCTGAATCACTAAATGACCTCTTCAGTAGTGTCGCCACCATGATCAAATCGGAGCTTCAG GGTACTAATAATCATCTAGAGCTATTGGAGAAAATGAATCTGAGGGTAGCAGAAGAGTATAACGGGTTTGGCGATTTGGCTTCAGGGTTAAGGGTATTTGTGGAGCAATTGAAGTGCAAGAGTGGTAGCTTTAACGAATATGTTGAGCAGATTGATGCCATTGAGAAGCAAGTGACTGAATTTGAAGCTGTGGTCTCTATGCTTGATAAATATGTGACTTTGTTGGAATCTAGAGTCCAATCTCAGTACCAAACC AAAATCCATCTTCCTGATTAA